Proteins encoded within one genomic window of Halocatena marina:
- a CDS encoding Lrp/AsnC family transcriptional regulator, whose product MDSLDQDILDILRRDARTPYTEIASTVNTSEGTVRNRVERLIDDGVIERFTISTRTGNVKAMVEIGVAVDVDTTEVSERMAEWKEVDFVWQVSGEEDIVLVVDATDTRRVNDLITKARGLDDVMSTKTRLILNEQLG is encoded by the coding sequence ATGGACAGCCTGGATCAAGACATCCTCGACATTCTTCGACGTGATGCTCGAACTCCATACACCGAGATCGCGTCGACGGTCAATACCTCGGAAGGTACGGTGCGCAATCGGGTCGAACGGCTGATCGACGACGGCGTTATCGAGCGGTTCACAATCTCGACGCGCACCGGAAACGTGAAGGCGATGGTTGAGATCGGAGTTGCAGTGGATGTCGACACGACTGAGGTATCTGAGCGCATGGCCGAATGGAAGGAAGTCGATTTCGTCTGGCAGGTCAGCGGCGAGGAGGATATCGTACTCGTCGTCGATGCCACCGACACCAGACGCGTGAACGATCTCATAACCAAAGCACGAGGTCTCGATGACGTGATGAGCACGAAAACACGACTGATCCTCAACGAACAGTTGGGGTGA
- a CDS encoding acetyl-CoA C-acyltransferase produces the protein MDTTPVVVQAYRTPQGKEGGVFDDVRSEDLSIPLINEILAETGLAGEDIDDLMWGCAQQREEQGNNLARVIALLSDLGESVPGTTINRWCASSAQSIISASDAIRAGQRDAIIAGGVESMSRVKMGQNSQNIHPNMNEAYNVAMLQMGMTAEEVAEQFDISREAQDEYAARSQQRACEATEEGRFDDEIIPIDTDEGAVTEDEGLRPGTTAEKLAELPTVFKVEGSVTPGNASQVSDGAAATLITSKGFAEDHGLPVLAEIGDNNVAGVDPTIMGIGPVPAVEGLLERNGRSIEDYGLVELNEAFASQTVYCQRQLGIDDEKFNVNGGAIAIGHPLGASGARLPVTLLHEMEKQDTERGIATECVGFGQGAAIEFSR, from the coding sequence GTGGATACGACACCAGTCGTTGTGCAGGCGTATCGGACACCACAGGGAAAAGAAGGCGGCGTCTTTGACGATGTTCGAAGCGAAGATCTTTCGATCCCACTGATCAACGAAATCCTCGCCGAGACGGGGCTAGCGGGTGAGGATATCGATGACCTGATGTGGGGCTGTGCTCAGCAGCGCGAAGAGCAGGGTAACAATCTCGCGCGTGTCATCGCGCTGTTGTCCGATCTCGGTGAGAGCGTTCCCGGGACGACTATTAACCGATGGTGTGCTTCTTCAGCGCAGTCGATCATCAGCGCGAGCGATGCGATCCGTGCTGGCCAGCGCGATGCGATCATCGCCGGCGGCGTCGAAAGCATGTCACGGGTGAAAATGGGTCAGAACAGCCAGAACATTCACCCGAACATGAACGAAGCGTACAACGTTGCCATGCTCCAGATGGGCATGACTGCTGAGGAGGTCGCTGAGCAGTTTGATATCTCCCGAGAGGCACAAGACGAGTACGCCGCTCGCTCCCAACAGCGTGCCTGTGAGGCGACCGAGGAAGGACGCTTCGACGACGAGATTATTCCGATCGACACCGACGAGGGGGCAGTCACAGAGGATGAGGGACTCCGACCCGGCACGACCGCGGAGAAGCTGGCGGAGCTCCCGACTGTGTTCAAAGTTGAAGGAAGTGTTACGCCGGGTAACGCCTCACAAGTGTCTGATGGAGCAGCCGCCACGCTCATCACGAGCAAGGGCTTCGCCGAGGATCACGGACTCCCGGTATTGGCTGAAATTGGCGACAACAACGTCGCTGGCGTTGACCCCACGATCATGGGTATCGGTCCTGTCCCTGCCGTCGAAGGGCTGCTCGAACGCAACGGACGATCGATCGAAGATTACGGACTCGTCGAACTGAACGAGGCCTTTGCAAGCCAGACTGTCTACTGTCAGCGCCAACTTGGTATCGACGACGAGAAATTCAACGTCAACGGCGGTGCCATCGCCATTGGCCACCCACTCGGTGCCAGCGGTGCTCGGCTCCCCGTTACCCTTCTCCACGAAATGGAGAAACAAGACACAGAACGCGGCATTGCGACCGAATGTGTCGGCTTCGGACAGGGCGCAGCGATCGAATTCAGTCGCTGA
- the carB gene encoding carbamoyl-phosphate synthase large subunit yields the protein MSDEKRTILLIGSGPIQIGQAAEFDYSGAQACRALSEEGARVVLVNSNPATIMTDPEMADAVYIEPITTEAIEEIVRKEEPDGVIAGLGGQTGLNVTAELAEQGVLEECDVEIMGTPLDTIYATEDRDLFRERMKTINQPVPRSETVTSIDEVEAAVEAVGGLPVIMRTAYTLGGSGSGVVGEMDELKERVRKGFQLSRNHEVQITESIAGWVELEYEVMRDASDSCIIICNMENIDPMGIHTGESVVVTPSQVIPDDGHQEMRTAALDVIRDLGIQGGCNIQFAWRDDGTPSGEYRVVEVNPRVSRSSALASKATGYPIARVTAKVALGKRLHEIENEITGETTAAFEPAIDYVVTKVPRWPKDKFDDVEFTLGTAMKSTGEAMAIGRTFEESLLKALRSSEYEPSADWTTVDDSTLKTDYLEAPTPDRAYAMFEAFSRGYSVEEVVALTDIERWYVERYKRIADAAHAAQSGDFTLAAETGFTNRQVAALAEADQQDGETATESDGEDEPERSGDELTARIADGGDGGSISDAVVTEVEESAVDRQFKQVDTCAGEFAASTPYYYSARDPVSEQSIGRNEVQVDRNVESCVVVGGGPIRIGQGVEFDYCAVHAVQALREQGIEAHVVNNNPETVSTDYDTSDGLFFEPITAEEVADVIEETGADGVMVQFGGQTSVNIGTPLEAELERRELDCTILGTSVDAMDLAEDRDRFNVLMDELEIAQPEGGTAQSESEALDLAHDLGYPVLVRPSYVLGGRAMQVVYDDDELQTYIREAVRVSPEKPILVDEFLEDAVELDVDAVSDGESVLVGGIMEHVESAGVHSGDSACMIPPRSLGRSVNRRVREVVENIASALSTVGLLNVQLAVKDEEVYVLEANPRSSRTVPFVSKATGVPIAKIAAKVMAGQALSDLDISEQVPVYTSVKEVVLPFDRLPGSDPRLGPEMKSTGEVMGTARSFGKAYDKAQDATSKPVPREGTAVVDLPVEGFDERFDIVEFEDNEAFEQAIRDDEIDLIVSRERGPLEVAVEESVTYFSTIPSAKAALDAITASEEPLDVMAVGDRPTREEYWGQPKSESESESE from the coding sequence ATGAGTGACGAGAAGCGGACGATTTTGCTCATCGGGAGTGGTCCGATACAGATCGGGCAGGCCGCGGAGTTCGATTATTCAGGTGCACAAGCATGTCGCGCGCTTTCTGAGGAAGGAGCCCGAGTCGTTCTCGTCAACTCCAACCCTGCGACGATCATGACCGATCCCGAGATGGCCGATGCGGTCTACATCGAGCCGATCACGACCGAAGCCATCGAGGAGATCGTTCGTAAGGAGGAGCCAGACGGCGTCATCGCCGGTCTTGGTGGACAGACGGGACTGAACGTCACGGCAGAGCTTGCAGAGCAAGGCGTCCTCGAAGAGTGCGATGTCGAGATCATGGGGACACCGCTCGATACCATCTACGCAACGGAAGACCGCGATCTATTCCGCGAGCGAATGAAGACGATCAACCAGCCGGTACCGCGCTCGGAGACGGTTACATCGATCGATGAGGTCGAGGCGGCTGTCGAGGCCGTCGGTGGGTTGCCGGTCATCATGCGGACAGCCTACACGCTCGGTGGGAGCGGAAGCGGTGTCGTCGGAGAGATGGACGAGCTGAAAGAGCGCGTCAGGAAAGGATTCCAACTGTCCCGCAACCACGAAGTGCAGATTACTGAGTCGATTGCGGGCTGGGTCGAACTCGAATACGAGGTGATGCGGGATGCTTCGGATTCGTGCATCATCATCTGCAATATGGAGAACATCGACCCGATGGGCATCCACACCGGTGAGTCCGTCGTGGTCACGCCGAGTCAGGTCATCCCGGACGATGGCCATCAGGAGATGCGAACAGCAGCGCTCGATGTCATCCGCGATCTCGGGATTCAGGGCGGCTGTAACATCCAGTTCGCGTGGCGTGATGACGGAACACCGAGTGGCGAATACCGCGTTGTGGAGGTCAATCCACGCGTTTCGCGCTCTTCGGCACTAGCGTCGAAAGCGACTGGCTATCCGATTGCCCGCGTCACCGCGAAAGTCGCGCTTGGAAAGCGCTTACACGAGATCGAAAACGAGATCACAGGCGAGACGACGGCCGCGTTCGAGCCAGCCATCGACTACGTGGTGACGAAAGTGCCTCGATGGCCGAAGGATAAGTTCGATGATGTCGAATTCACGCTCGGGACGGCGATGAAATCGACGGGCGAGGCGATGGCAATCGGCCGCACCTTCGAAGAGAGTCTACTCAAAGCGCTGCGTTCGAGCGAGTACGAACCGAGCGCCGATTGGACGACGGTAGACGATAGTACCTTAAAAACCGACTACCTCGAAGCGCCAACGCCCGATCGCGCTTATGCGATGTTCGAGGCGTTCAGTCGGGGCTATTCCGTCGAGGAGGTTGTTGCACTAACGGACATCGAACGATGGTACGTCGAACGCTACAAGCGTATCGCGGACGCCGCACACGCCGCACAGTCCGGTGACTTCACACTCGCAGCGGAGACTGGCTTTACGAACCGACAGGTCGCAGCACTGGCTGAGGCGGACCAACAAGACGGTGAGACCGCTACCGAAAGCGACGGAGAAGACGAACCCGAACGTAGCGGTGACGAGTTGACAGCTCGGATTGCGGACGGCGGAGATGGTGGTTCAATCTCCGATGCGGTGGTCACGGAGGTCGAAGAAAGCGCGGTCGATCGTCAGTTCAAGCAGGTCGACACCTGCGCTGGCGAGTTCGCTGCTTCGACGCCGTACTACTACTCTGCTCGTGATCCGGTGAGCGAACAATCGATCGGTCGCAACGAGGTGCAGGTCGATCGGAATGTTGAGAGCTGTGTCGTCGTTGGCGGTGGACCGATTCGCATCGGTCAGGGAGTCGAGTTCGACTACTGTGCGGTGCACGCGGTGCAGGCACTGCGCGAGCAGGGTATCGAAGCGCACGTTGTGAACAACAACCCGGAAACGGTTAGTACGGACTACGATACCTCTGATGGACTGTTCTTCGAGCCGATCACAGCAGAAGAGGTTGCCGACGTCATCGAGGAGACCGGCGCAGACGGCGTGATGGTTCAGTTCGGGGGCCAGACATCAGTTAATATCGGAACGCCGCTTGAGGCGGAACTCGAACGGCGGGAGTTGGATTGTACAATCCTCGGAACCTCCGTCGATGCGATGGACCTCGCAGAGGACCGCGACCGGTTTAATGTGCTGATGGACGAACTGGAGATCGCCCAGCCGGAGGGCGGGACAGCACAAAGTGAGAGCGAGGCGCTCGATCTCGCCCACGATCTCGGTTATCCGGTACTCGTCCGTCCCTCGTACGTTCTCGGTGGCCGGGCAATGCAGGTCGTCTACGACGACGACGAGCTGCAGACGTACATTAGAGAAGCCGTTCGCGTGAGTCCCGAGAAACCAATTCTCGTCGACGAGTTCCTCGAAGACGCAGTCGAATTGGACGTGGATGCGGTTTCAGACGGTGAAAGCGTTCTCGTTGGCGGGATCATGGAACACGTCGAGAGTGCTGGCGTTCACTCCGGTGATTCGGCCTGTATGATCCCTCCGCGGTCGCTCGGGCGGTCGGTCAACCGCCGGGTACGCGAGGTCGTCGAGAACATCGCAAGCGCGCTGTCGACTGTCGGCCTGTTGAACGTCCAGCTGGCCGTGAAAGACGAAGAAGTGTACGTCCTCGAAGCCAATCCACGCTCTTCGCGCACTGTACCGTTCGTCTCGAAGGCGACCGGCGTTCCAATCGCAAAGATCGCTGCGAAAGTGATGGCAGGGCAGGCACTCTCAGACCTCGACATCAGTGAGCAGGTCCCGGTGTATACGAGCGTCAAGGAAGTCGTCCTTCCGTTCGACCGCCTGCCGGGGAGCGATCCGCGTCTTGGTCCGGAAATGAAATCCACGGGCGAAGTCATGGGAACCGCGCGCTCGTTCGGCAAAGCCTACGACAAAGCACAAGACGCGACGAGCAAACCCGTTCCACGCGAAGGAACAGCCGTCGTCGATCTCCCTGTCGAAGGCTTCGATGAACGGTTCGACATCGTCGAATTCGAAGACAATGAGGCGTTTGAACAGGCCATCCGCGATGATGAAATCGACCTCATCGTCTCGCGAGAACGGGGACCACTCGAAGTCGCCGTCGAGGAATCGGTAACGTACTTCTCGACGATTCCAAGCGCCAAGGCCGCACTCGATGCCATCACTGCGAGCGAGGAACCACTCGACGTGATGGCCGTCGGCGATCGACCAACCCGCGAAGAATACTGGGGACAACCAAAATCAGAATCTGAATCTGAATCTGAGTGA
- a CDS encoding FAD-dependent oxidoreductase encodes MTEQVTGQKSNEPSSDEYDVVIIGGGASGLSAGVFTARYGFKTLILDRGASAIQRCYSIGNYLGFLAIDPTAFLKLARGHAQYEGCEIVDDLVVEVEESETESEAESRDRDRFQIKTQDGHELTAASVIAASAYNADYLSGLDEGSFHEAGTHPVECDEATGRTAIDGLYVAGWLSGSPHQVIICAGHGARVAKALIHDYRMNDGFWEEVAKYWDWQVEGGTYGDESWRKHIDDWIESTIPEDETVSEERRERITEAITTERLGFQLSDEERKQRTKDGQALIREHLLDAKPMQTYK; translated from the coding sequence ATGACAGAACAAGTAACAGGACAGAAATCGAATGAACCGAGTTCGGACGAGTACGATGTCGTCATCATCGGTGGGGGTGCCTCTGGGCTGTCTGCGGGAGTGTTCACCGCTCGATACGGCTTCAAGACGCTTATCCTCGATCGAGGCGCGTCCGCTATACAGCGCTGCTACAGTATCGGGAACTACCTTGGCTTTCTCGCTATCGATCCGACAGCGTTTCTCAAACTCGCCCGTGGACACGCCCAGTACGAGGGCTGTGAGATCGTCGATGATCTGGTCGTCGAGGTCGAAGAATCAGAGACTGAATCTGAAGCAGAGAGCAGAGACAGAGACAGATTTCAGATCAAGACACAGGACGGACATGAACTCACAGCAGCCTCTGTTATCGCGGCATCGGCCTACAACGCAGACTACCTAAGCGGTCTCGATGAGGGGTCGTTCCACGAAGCAGGAACACATCCTGTCGAGTGCGATGAGGCGACTGGTCGAACCGCAATTGATGGACTGTACGTCGCTGGGTGGCTCTCTGGGAGTCCACATCAAGTAATCATCTGCGCGGGACACGGTGCACGGGTTGCGAAAGCCCTCATCCACGACTACCGAATGAACGATGGATTCTGGGAGGAGGTCGCAAAGTACTGGGATTGGCAAGTCGAAGGAGGAACATACGGCGACGAGTCGTGGAGAAAGCACATCGACGACTGGATCGAAAGCACGATACCAGAAGACGAGACAGTGTCAGAGGAACGACGTGAGCGCATCACCGAAGCGATTACGACCGAACGGCTCGGGTTCCAGCTCTCAGATGAGGAGCGAAAACAACGAACAAAAGACGGGCAGGCACTCATTCGTGAACATCTTCTCGACGCCAAGCCTATGCAGACTTATAAGTGA
- a CDS encoding ABC transporter ATP-binding protein has translation MNKSTYDQNTSDTNQANGTTEDSSANETESALLGKSLSISYSTSEEPVVECDRIDIPDGEITALVGPNGSGKSTLLKSLSNHLTPESGTVVLNGHDIQQYDQKELARKLGHLSQENDSPGSITVEDLAYHGRYPHRGFFDAVDATDREAVERSLELAGVEHLRDTEVGSLSGGQKQLAWIAMVLAQDTDTLLLDEPTTFLDLHHQLRVMETIRRLNDENGVTVAIVLHDIAQAARFADYLIALDDGAVYDWGPPSDVVTEALLADVFKIDAAVTYSPDPQIFPKQSIK, from the coding sequence ATGAACAAGAGTACGTACGACCAGAACACGTCGGATACCAATCAAGCGAACGGAACAACGGAAGATAGTTCGGCGAATGAGACGGAGAGTGCACTTCTTGGAAAATCCCTGTCGATCTCTTACTCGACGAGCGAGGAGCCAGTTGTCGAGTGCGACCGCATCGATATTCCCGATGGTGAGATCACCGCACTCGTTGGACCGAACGGTAGTGGCAAGAGCACGCTCTTAAAATCACTCTCGAACCATCTCACTCCTGAGAGCGGGACGGTCGTTTTGAACGGCCACGACATTCAGCAGTACGACCAGAAGGAGTTGGCCCGCAAACTTGGTCACCTCTCACAAGAGAACGATTCGCCGGGGAGCATTACGGTCGAAGATCTCGCGTACCACGGACGGTATCCTCACCGGGGCTTTTTCGACGCAGTTGACGCTACAGATCGAGAGGCCGTCGAACGCTCGCTCGAACTCGCTGGTGTGGAACACCTCCGCGATACTGAAGTGGGAAGCCTCAGTGGTGGACAGAAACAGCTCGCGTGGATTGCGATGGTGCTTGCACAAGACACCGATACGCTCTTACTCGATGAGCCAACTACGTTTCTCGATCTCCACCATCAACTCCGCGTGATGGAGACGATTCGGCGACTGAACGACGAAAATGGCGTCACTGTAGCCATTGTTCTCCACGACATCGCACAGGCTGCTCGTTTCGCAGACTACCTCATCGCACTCGACGATGGGGCGGTGTACGATTGGGGTCCGCCCAGCGACGTCGTGACCGAAGCGTTGCTCGCAGACGTGTTCAAGATCGATGCAGCGGTCACGTACTCACCCGACCCACAGATATTCCCGAAACAGTCCATCAAATAA
- a CDS encoding ATP-binding protein has protein sequence MTGPALDVIEFMLTARVYNEDLDCDPGDLPPSYRRAFWRTNADSEESADDSNSDSGRRTNAPGSIQRPLTVTTTRISEATGLSHPWDAVSDLMFTQRKEFTGEVSFTDAELAEQWYLKRTNAERLMTNPTLVAHFEDEVEDVEYEAARAMNRPIHADRVWIDSLLEQVFDEEDEEMLDLVEVRAPEEMEMTLDDLVLTSGQEAEIQKIVKAIEHREYLAEIGLREIGKLLFVGPPGTGKTSIARALAHGLDLPFVEVKLSMITSQYLGETAKNVDKAFEVAKRLAPCIFFMDEFDFVAKTRASDEHAAIKRAVNTLLKSIDEVSLVRDDVLLIGATNHPDQLDAAAWRRFDEIVNFPKPDEPMRADILRVITRKMKIDDFNPERIASETEGLTGSDLRLVLREAVLDALTEERTTLTQDDLLAAVDGFEERDNLKNMDMINGDPDALIAGSGATDGGHERGNDHSHDHDHDHDH, from the coding sequence ATGACTGGCCCGGCGCTTGACGTCATCGAATTCATGCTTACGGCCCGCGTCTACAACGAGGATCTCGACTGTGACCCGGGCGATCTCCCACCGTCGTATCGTCGTGCGTTCTGGCGCACAAACGCCGATTCAGAGGAGTCGGCCGACGATTCGAACAGCGACAGTGGGCGTCGTACGAATGCCCCTGGTAGTATCCAACGACCATTGACGGTGACAACGACAAGAATATCGGAGGCGACAGGGCTTTCGCACCCATGGGATGCTGTCTCCGATTTGATGTTCACACAACGAAAGGAGTTCACCGGCGAGGTGTCGTTTACTGACGCTGAATTGGCCGAACAGTGGTATCTCAAACGAACCAACGCTGAGCGGCTCATGACGAACCCGACGCTCGTGGCGCATTTTGAAGACGAGGTAGAGGATGTCGAGTACGAAGCCGCTCGCGCGATGAACCGACCGATCCACGCCGATCGCGTGTGGATCGATAGCCTTCTCGAGCAGGTGTTCGACGAAGAGGACGAGGAGATGCTCGATCTCGTCGAGGTGCGCGCGCCCGAAGAGATGGAGATGACGCTCGACGATCTCGTCCTCACGTCCGGTCAGGAGGCAGAAATACAGAAGATCGTGAAAGCAATTGAGCACCGCGAGTATCTCGCAGAGATCGGTCTCCGCGAGATTGGCAAGCTCCTGTTTGTTGGTCCACCGGGGACTGGGAAAACGTCGATCGCGCGAGCACTTGCACACGGACTCGATCTACCGTTCGTCGAGGTGAAGCTCTCGATGATCACGAGCCAGTATCTCGGCGAGACGGCGAAAAACGTGGACAAAGCGTTCGAGGTGGCAAAACGGCTTGCACCGTGTATCTTCTTCATGGATGAGTTCGACTTCGTCGCAAAAACGCGAGCGAGCGACGAACACGCCGCGATCAAGCGTGCCGTGAACACGCTGCTCAAGTCCATCGACGAAGTCAGCCTCGTCCGTGACGATGTGCTCCTCATCGGTGCGACAAACCACCCCGACCAACTCGATGCAGCGGCGTGGCGGCGTTTCGATGAGATCGTCAACTTCCCGAAACCAGACGAGCCGATGCGTGCAGACATCCTTCGGGTCATCACCCGGAAGATGAAAATCGATGACTTCAACCCCGAACGAATCGCCAGCGAGACCGAAGGACTGACCGGGAGTGACCTTCGACTCGTGCTCCGAGAAGCCGTCCTCGATGCGCTTACCGAAGAACGAACCACCCTGACCCAAGACGACCTCTTGGCAGCCGTCGATGGCTTCGAAGAACGGGATAATCTCAAGAATATGGATATGATCAACGGCGATCCCGACGCTCTCATCGCTGGCTCCGGCGCAACAGACGGTGGCCACGAGCGAGGCAACGATCACAGCCACGACCACGATCACGATCACGATCACTGA
- the carA gene encoding glutamine-hydrolyzing carbamoyl-phosphate synthase small subunit yields MTDAYVALEGGRVVEARARAPGCTRGELVFTTAYTGYEESLTDPSYEEQVLTFSYPLIGNYGVRPERFESDRVHPRAVVARELTDDVASWLTEAEIPAIDHLDTRELVIGIREEGAMKCGIAVGEDVTAEDALAELDQCQGMSEHTDIGSQVSVDGQTSYNRDGDGPTVALIDCGAKGSIITSLIERDATVHVFPYDATEDDIAELSPDVLFISNGPGDPKNFEAAGDLVQSYAGEVPLAGICLGQQVIAEALGGDTEKMTFGHRGVNQPVRDLRTEQVVMTTQNHGYTVSEPGDLEVTQVNVNDGTPEGLDSEDLGIITRQYHPEANPGPHDTLGFFDDVLTMAKTTAPTAN; encoded by the coding sequence ATGACGGACGCCTATGTGGCCCTCGAAGGTGGGCGTGTGGTCGAAGCACGCGCTCGTGCTCCTGGCTGTACACGCGGTGAACTGGTGTTCACGACCGCCTATACGGGGTATGAAGAGAGTCTCACCGATCCTTCGTATGAGGAGCAGGTACTCACGTTCTCCTACCCTCTCATTGGGAACTACGGTGTCCGACCCGAACGATTCGAGTCAGACCGTGTTCATCCACGCGCAGTTGTCGCCCGCGAACTCACCGACGATGTGGCGTCGTGGCTGACCGAAGCAGAAATCCCCGCTATCGATCATCTCGACACACGTGAACTCGTCATCGGAATCCGCGAGGAGGGTGCGATGAAATGTGGCATCGCTGTTGGTGAGGATGTCACCGCAGAAGACGCGCTCGCTGAACTCGATCAGTGTCAAGGGATGAGCGAGCACACGGATATCGGATCGCAAGTTTCGGTGGACGGACAGACATCGTACAACCGTGATGGAGACGGACCGACTGTTGCGCTCATCGACTGTGGTGCAAAGGGGTCGATCATCACCTCGTTGATCGAACGCGATGCGACCGTTCACGTCTTCCCCTACGACGCGACTGAGGACGACATCGCCGAACTGTCTCCGGACGTATTGTTCATCTCGAATGGACCCGGCGATCCGAAGAACTTCGAGGCGGCCGGCGATCTCGTGCAGTCGTACGCGGGGGAGGTGCCGCTTGCCGGTATCTGTCTCGGGCAGCAGGTCATCGCAGAAGCGCTCGGTGGCGACACCGAGAAGATGACCTTCGGTCACCGGGGTGTCAACCAACCCGTCCGTGACCTCCGAACGGAACAAGTCGTCATGACGACACAGAATCACGGCTACACCGTCTCCGAACCCGGTGATCTCGAAGTCACGCAGGTCAATGTCAACGACGGCACCCCAGAGGGTCTCGACAGCGAAGATCTCGGTATTATCACCCGACAGTATCATCCCGAGGCAAATCCCGGTCCCCACGACACGCTCGGATTTTTCGATGATGTGCTGACGATGGCCAAAACAACTGCTCCGACCGCTAATTGA
- a CDS encoding HD domain-containing protein, which produces MTDSNTIERTFPELTVIESDDLRAGVRKAWVTAMEDNGIDDLESLPWFPPAQRTLNLPDERLVPHVRDVTQGAIALAEVFIDRGYDISMETVIAGALVHDVSKLYEFDGMNETEIGRLIGHPHYGVHVVSQAGLPVEIAHIVLSHTSRTTVDPATIEAEIVRRADETAASAIRAAHEI; this is translated from the coding sequence GTGACTGACAGCAACACGATCGAACGAACATTTCCCGAACTCACAGTCATAGAAAGCGATGATCTCCGGGCAGGCGTGCGGAAAGCGTGGGTGACGGCTATGGAGGACAATGGTATCGATGATCTCGAATCGCTCCCGTGGTTTCCGCCAGCACAGCGGACACTTAACCTGCCGGACGAACGACTCGTCCCACACGTGAGAGACGTAACGCAGGGGGCAATTGCGCTCGCAGAAGTGTTCATCGATCGGGGATACGATATCTCGATGGAGACGGTCATCGCGGGCGCACTGGTACACGACGTTTCGAAACTCTATGAGTTCGACGGAATGAACGAAACCGAAATCGGACGGCTGATCGGCCATCCTCATTACGGCGTTCACGTCGTCTCACAAGCCGGACTTCCCGTCGAAATCGCACACATCGTCCTTTCACACACGAGTCGAACGACTGTCGATCCAGCGACGATCGAGGCCGAGATCGTCCGCCGAGCGGACGAGACCGCTGCGAGCGCGATCCGCGCGGCACACGAAATCTGA
- a CDS encoding MBL fold metallo-hydrolase, producing MRVTLLGTGDTTGTPTPGCSCDTCEAAVDRDIERTRFSVHIENERTGESFLVDMSPDARYQLLRDSVSLPDEVIITHIHFDHLDGLGNAYRLLDSLPVHAAAAVDPQTGESVAETIAQKYDYLDQLDVHPQQPFEPFEICGVTATLVPVEHPPLACYGLAIEDETGAKLSITGDTNFAVPDASRDVLSDADLLLADAIVPARLCKHHPLGGTHENEAGVPRTFGTKHMTTEGALSLAAELNAAQTRLVHVSHFPTPEEAFGEHTAVDGEQYIL from the coding sequence ATGCGGGTTACGCTGCTCGGTACTGGTGATACCACGGGGACGCCTACCCCTGGTTGTAGCTGCGACACCTGTGAGGCAGCTGTTGACCGGGATATCGAGCGCACTCGGTTCTCCGTTCACATCGAGAACGAGCGCACGGGTGAGTCGTTTCTCGTCGATATGAGTCCCGACGCTCGATACCAACTGCTCCGTGATAGCGTGTCGCTGCCGGACGAGGTCATCATCACGCATATCCACTTTGATCACCTCGACGGTCTCGGCAACGCGTACCGACTGCTCGATTCGCTTCCGGTGCATGCTGCTGCTGCTGTCGACCCTCAAACTGGCGAGAGTGTCGCGGAAACGATAGCACAGAAATACGATTATCTCGATCAACTCGATGTACACCCACAGCAGCCGTTCGAACCGTTCGAGATCTGTGGTGTAACTGCCACGCTCGTTCCGGTTGAGCATCCACCACTTGCGTGTTATGGGCTGGCAATTGAGGACGAGACGGGTGCGAAGCTGTCTATCACTGGAGATACGAACTTCGCAGTTCCCGACGCCTCACGCGACGTACTGTCGGACGCTGATCTGCTACTTGCAGATGCTATTGTCCCAGCGCGTCTCTGTAAACACCATCCGCTTGGCGGGACACACGAAAATGAAGCGGGAGTCCCGCGCACGTTCGGAACGAAACATATGACAACCGAGGGGGCACTTTCGCTCGCAGCAGAACTAAACGCAGCGCAGACGCGACTCGTGCACGTCTCTCATTTCCCGACGCCAGAGGAAGCGTTCGGCGAGCACACTGCTGTCGACGGAGAACAGTACATTCTCTGA